Below is a genomic region from Brassica oleracea var. oleracea cultivar TO1000 chromosome C9, BOL, whole genome shotgun sequence.
TAACATACATTAATACAAATGTAGAATGTGGTTAGAAATTTTAAAACAACACTAAAAATTTTAGGCTTCAGTATATAGAGTGCTTAACGTAAAACTCAATATTTCGTATGGGTTTATACATAGATTTTGAAAAAAATTTAAAAATATAAAAATATTGTTTTAATGCATAGTTGCATCCTAAACTAACATATGATGATGGTCAAAGAGGCTTGAAACTTTTGTTGTCGAGTATTATGAAGTTTTACTAAATTAATTGATAACAAATTTATAAAGATTCCCATATACCATGAAAGAGGGTTTAACATACATTAATACAAATGTAGAATGTGGTTAGAAATTTTAAAACAACACTAAAAAAGTTTAAGATTCAGTATGTAGAGCGTTTAACGTAAAACTCAATATTTCGTATAGATTTTGAAAAAAAATCGAAAACATAACTATATTGTTTTAATGCATAGTTGTATCCTAAAATAACATATGATGATAGTCAAAGAGGCTTGGAACCTTTGTTGTCTATGTTTCTCCAGAAAATAACGATTTTATAATGGTTATTCCACTAATTTAGGGATTACATGAAGTTTTAGAAAATTAATTGATATAAAATTAAAAAGATGCCCGTGTATAATGAAAGAGAGTTTAAATAACCTTAATACAAATTTATAATGTGGATACAAATTTTAAAATAACGCTAAAGATTATAGGTTTCAGTATATAAAGCATTTACCAAAAACTCAATATTTTCGTAGGGGTTAACGCATAGAGTTTGAGAAAATTTCAAAAATTTTGACAATATTGTTTCAATGCTTAGTTGCATTCTGCACTATTATATGATGATGTTCAAAGAGTCTTGGAGCCTTTATTGTCTCCGTTTTTCAAGAAAATAACTATTTTATAGTGATTTTTCCACTTATTTAGAGAGTATTATGAAGTTTTACTAAATTAATTGATAAAAAAAATTATAAAGATTTCCATATACCTTGAAATAGAGTTTAACATACATTAATACAAATGTAGAATGTGGTTAGAAATTTTAAAACAACTCTAAAAAGTTTAGGCTTCAGTATATAGAGCGCTTAACGTAAAACTCAATATTTCGTATGGGTTTATACATAGATTTTGAAAAAGATTCAAAAATATAACAATATTTTTAATGCATAGTTGCATCCTACAGTAACATATGATGATGGTCGAAGAGGCTTGAAACCTTTTTTGTTTATGTTTCTCTAGAAAATAAAGATTTTATAATGGTTAGTCCACTAATTTAGGGATTACATGAAGTTTTACAAAATTAATTGATATAAAATTAGAAAGATGTCCATGTACCTTAATACAAATTTAGAATGTGGTTACAAATTTTAAAATATCGCTAAAGATTTTATGTTTCAGTATATAAAGCATTTACCAAAAACTCAATATTTTCGTAGAGGATTAAACACATAGATTTTGAGAAAATTTCAAAAAATTTGACAATATTGTTTTAATGCATAGTTGCATCCTGCACTAATATATGATGATGTTCAAAGAGGCTTGGGGCCTTTGTTGTCTCCGTTTTTCAAGAAAATAGTGATTATATAGTGGTTATTCCACCTATTTAGGGAGTATTATGAAGTTTTAATAAATTAACTGATAAATTTATAAAGATTCCTATATACCATGAAAGAGAGTTTAACATACATAAATACAAATTTAGAATGTGGTTAGAAATTTTAAAACAACACTAAATAAGTTTAGGCTTTAGTAGGCTTTAGTATGTAGAGTGTTTAAAGTAAAACTCAATATTTCGTAAGGGTTTATACATAGATTTTGAAAAAAAATCAAAAATATAACAATATTGTTTTAATCCATAGTTGCATCTTAAACTAACATATGATGATGGTCAAAGAGGCTTGAAACATTTGTTGTTTATGTTTCTCTAGAAAATAACGATTTTATAATGGTTATTCCACCAATTTAGGAATTACATGAAGTTTTACAAAATTAATATAAAATTAGAAAGATGTCCTTGTACCATGAAAAAGAGTTTAAATAAAATTAATACAAATTTAGAATGTGGTTAAAAAATTTAAAGTAGCGCTAAAGATTATAGGCTTCAGTATATAAAGCATTTACCAAAAACTCAATATTTTCGTAGGGGGTTAACATATAGATTTTGAGAAAATTTCAAAAAATTTGACAATATTGTTTTAATGCATAGTTGCATCTTTCACTAATATATTATGATGTTCAAAGAGGTTTCGAGCCTTTGTTGTCTCCGTTTTTCAAGAAAATAGCAATTCTATAGTGGTTATTCCACCTATTTAGGAAGTATTATGAAGTTTTATTAAATTAATTGATAAAAAAAGTTATAACAATTTTCATATACCATGAAAGAGAGTTTAACATACATTAATACAAATGTAGAATGTGGTTAGAAATTTTAAAACAACACTAAAAAGTTTAGGCTTCAGTATATAGAGCGTTTAACATAAAACTCAATATTTCGTATGGGTTTATACATAGATTTTGAAAAAAATCAAAAATATATTCATATTGTTTTAATGGATAGTTGCATCCTAAACTAACATATGATGATGGTCAAAGAGGCTTGGATCATTTGTTGTCTATGTTTTTCTAGAAAATAACGGGTTTATAATGGTGAGTCCACTAATATAGAGATTACATGAAGTTTTACAAAATTAATTGATATAAAATTAGAAAGATGCCCATGTACTATGAAAGAGAGTTTAAATAACATTAATACAAATTTAGAAAGTGGTTACAAATTTTAAAACAACGCTAAAGAATATAGGCTTCAGTATATAAAAAAACATTTACCAAAAACTCAATATTTTCGTAGGGGTTAACACATAGATTTTGAAAAAAAATCAAAAAAGTTGACAGTATTGTTTTAATGCATTGTTGCATCCTGAACTAATATATGATGATGTTCGAAGAGTTTTGGAGCCTTTGTTGTCTCCGTTTTTACAGAAATTGTGATTTTATAGTGGTTATTCCACTTATTTAGGAAGTATTATGAAGTTTTACTAAATTAATTGATAAAAAATTTATAAAGATTCTCATATACCATGAAACAAAGTTTAACATACGTTATTACAAATGTAGAATCTGGTTAGAAATTTTAAAACAACACTAAAAAAGCTTAGGCTTCAGTATATAGAGCGTTTAACGTAAAACTCAATATTTCGTATGGATTTATACATAGATTTTGAAAAATTTTAAAAATATAACCATATTATTTTAATGCATAGTTGCATCCTAAACTAACATATGATGATGGTCAAAGAGGTTTAGAGCCTTCGTTGTCTCCGTATTCTCATGTGTTTCAAAAAAAAAAAAAAAATCTCCTAAAAACTTTAACAAAAAAAAAATATTAAATCCATAACATAACATAATGCAAATAAACACACGCAAGTTCTTATTTTATTTGTTTCTACACATTATGACTACACATAAGTTCCCATTATCAATAGTAATATAAAACTCCTTCAAACAAAATTCTTTGACAAATTTTATTTTTCCTAAAATAGTTTAAAATTTACAAGGAAAACATATTTAAAACAAATAAGCAACAAGCAAAGACATTCTTTTATTATTTTTTAGAAAACATAAAAATACGCTATATATTTTTTTCTATTAATGGATTGACTAGGAACAACTTAGTATTATAATTGTGGAATACATTAATTTGTTTATTATATGCTCATTATGGAAACAGCACAACCACTTTTAAGTTACAAATATAAAATTAACAAACCAGAAATAAAAAATATTTGAATTTGTTGAATTACAGAAGATAAGCAAAGGCTGTAGTAGTGTGTACTTGTATCCTAATCAACAAGCTCTCACATTCTTTGGGTTCCATAACTTTTCCAACCAACCACCTTCTCCACCATCAACAACAAACTTCTTATTCTTCTCTTCCTCATCTCTAGATAGACTCCTGAGTGGAAGCAGCTGCTTCTTGCCACCACTCCTAGGCGAAGAAGTTTCCACAATCTTCGTCACCATCTCCAACACCTCACTCATCTTCGGACGTGCCTTTGGGTTCCTAGCAAGGCAGAGGTTGGCTACGACAGCTAGTCTCTGAACCGGTTTGATCAAGTATTTGCCTTCAAGCCTCGGGTCTATAATGAGCCTAAACTTCTTTGTGTCGCTTAAGTAAGGTCTCACCCATTCAAGAAGCTTCTGCTCTCCTTTAGGCCTGTTCTTGTCTAGTGGCCTCCTTCCTGTAATGAGCTCGTAGATGAAAACTCCGTAACCCCACACGTCGCTTTTCGATGTCAGACGACCTGTCTGGATGTATTCTGGAGCTGCGTAGCCCATTGTTCCTACCACCTGTTAAACCCCCATAAACAACTTAATGATTTTGTATCAAACCAAATGAAGTGTGAAATGTACAAAAGACTTACACCAGTAGAGACATGAGTTGATCCTGGTTCAGGACCTAACCGAGCCAACCCGAAATCCGAAAGCTTTGCTTTCCAATCCTCGTCTAGTAGAATGTTGGAGGACTTGAAATCTCGAAATATTATCTACAAAATTATATTGAGTGGTAATGAGAGTCTGTTTATGTTGATGACAACAAAAAAAAAAAAAAAAAGAATTCATGTTCCTTACTTGGAAGTCCATTTCTTCGTGGAGGTATGTTAAACCCCGAGCGGCGTCTTGCGCTATTCTCAACCTGAGGTCCCAAGTAAGCACAGTCGGCGAACGAGGAGCTAAATGAAACTCGACGCTTTGGTTTGGCATGTATTCATAAACCAAAAGCCTCTGGATCCCACGTTCGTCGTCTTCTGCGCAATGACCCAAGAGCTTCACCAAGTTTGGATGCTCCACCACCCCAAGAAAGTTCACTTCCGTCACCCACTCCTTATGACCCTGCAGCCCTCTCTTGCCGAGCTGTTTCACCGCGACTTCGATTTTCTTGGAAGGGTCTTGCGAGCTCTTGATGGTTCCCCAGTAGACGCAGCCGAACCCGCCTTCGCCTATCATAACGGAGCGGCTGAAGTTCTTGGTGGCGGATTTGAGATCGGCGATGGTGAACTCTCTGAGGTTGTTTTCTCTAACGGGCAAGGAGGTCCTCCCAGTGGATGATGAAACCATGCTGGTTCCAGAGCCGTTAGTAGAACCGTTATTGGTGAAGCCAGAACGGTGGTCGGAGAGGGGTGAGAGAGGTTTAGGGCTTCTCTGTTCGTCTCTCTTGTTGTCTCCCCGAGGGGCGAATAAGAAGCACTTCTTCATTCTCCCGAGGAGAGGAAAACACCCACGTGGCTTCTCCACTGAAACCAAAACAAAGACAAGAAGTAAAGTAATCAAATGAACTAGTTACTTAGTTGGATTCATTCCTGATTTGATCTATTGAATCAAACTGATCAGCAAACAGCACAGGGAAACCCTATGAATAGTACAAAGATCGGAGATTGAAGAAAAAGCCCCAAAATTTATTTAGCAAACGAAACCTAAGCTCACCTTTGAGATCTTTTGAGTACATAAACAATTTTTTTCTCAGGATAGCGAAGCGAAGGAGTTAGATTACAAAACTGGATTGAGGAACTGAAAGAAAAATCTATATGAAAGGGTCTTTTGATATGAATTCGGAAATAAAAGTTGGAAGAAGAAGAAGAAGAAAAGACGACGACTAGGAGAGGGGAGGAAGAAGTCAACGTTCTTGACTGCAAAAGCACACGACTTGTTTTTTCTTTTTTTGTTGTTTTAACTTTTAAGATATATACACACTTATTATTAATAAAAATAAAATACATACTTTATTTTTTGTTAATTTTAGATTTTAATTTATATTTTATTTTTAAAACAAAACGTATTAATTAAAGTTAGAACATCAATTTTAATATACAAAGAAAAAACTAAAATACTGTATTTAAATTCTCTCTTTTGATCTCTTGGTTTTAAAACTAAATTTGTGGAATATATATATATATATATATATATATATATATATATATATATATATATATTCCGTACGTAAATATACAACATGGAGCTTGGATTTATTGTTTCTTGACAATGATCAGACCAATGAATTCCATTTGCATCTTTTTAATATGAAAAAAGGTGAGTAAATGTTTTATCATTCATGTGTCTCATCTTATATGGGAGAGAACTGTGCAACTAAGCACACAAAATAAAGTTGTATTCATCACACTTCAAAAGTTTAATGCGTCTTTTGTCATAAATCGAGCACATGTTCGTTTTTCCTGAATTGGGTATGAACAAGGGATATGCCAGTGCGAATGATGAACGTATTATACTGCTGTATTAGCACACCGTACGTGCTGCATAAAAAGAAAATACATATTTGAAACCGAAAGAGTCGAGGTGACATAGTTCGCACACGAAGTCAAGAACCATTTATTTGGGCTCAAGATGGGTCAAGAGTGTAAGTGAATAGGCATGCTTCATGCAGTATAACATAATCACATTCCAATGCGAAAGCAGGAAGCATGCACGTTTTTTTTTTTAAAGCTTTTTTCATCCTACAATGTTTTGATATCTTCATCAAATCGCATTAGATATTAACTAAAATGTAGTCTAAGCCCATCACTTATCTCCTCATAAATATATGTCCGGAGGACGACGTGAGATTTAACCACAATGAACCTTCGTCACGAGAAACTTAATTTGGAAGTTACGTTCCTGATTGCAGTTAATTCCACACGGAATATCAGGAAGTCATATGTTGAACGGCTATGAATGAATCTATTCTGATCGAAAGGTTAGTAATGGTCTCTCCTTTCCTTAAAGAGAGAAGCAGAATTAAGCAATGGGATGAATCACCGGCCTGTCCATCAGAATATCCAACACAAAACAAAACACAATAAATAAGAAGAAAAAAATGGATGCCACCCCTTAAGAAAATTAATATTCTAGTAGCAATTTAGTTATACTCAAATAATACGTAGATATGTACTTAAGTCGATGAAAAGTTAAATCTCAAGATTTACATCTAGAGTATCATATTAAAATTAAGTCGTAGAAATGTTTAATAATGTAGCCAGTACTTCTCATCAGTTACATCTAGAGTATCATATTAAAATTAAGTCGTAGAAATTTTTAATAATTTAGCCAGTACTTCTCATCAGTTACATCTAGAGTATCATAGATAAAGATACCTATCATTCCTTCAAAGATCAGACAATTTGCATTTGTGAACAAGTATTTCGAATTCAAATTTTAATTAACGCCATTTATTTACGGGAATCTTCCTGCATGCATGCATGACAAGGATACACGTATTTGTTAATTTTCTTTGTTAAAGTTTCGGAAGGAGACACTTCGGCTACACGATACTCGATACGTACTACTAACAAAGCATGTACAGATTACATGTATGCAATTCTGAGTATGTTAACAATTTTCTCCGTAAAACATCTCACGGTTATGCAAATTATGTTAGGCATCCACCGTATATTAACACAAAACATATGGTCAACCACCAATAATATATAATAATGGTTCATGGTTGACAGCCTTTAACCACTATTGAACATGCTTACGCGTGATACCATGATTTATAAAATACTATAGGTGTATGTTAAGATTTTGGTAATCACCAGTGACACATCACGATGGTTAATTCCAGCATTACAAATCGGTTCGGATAAGATACATATTAATTAGTTTAATAATTTGATTATATTTTAGCAGTATTTTATTTTGGTAATCGCCAGTGACACATCACAATGGTGAAATCCAGCAAAACAAATCGGCCATTCGATTTATATAACACAACCAATTTACCTTCAAGTTATACACATATAACGAATTCATGCATACACCTTGTCTCAAATTTTGAATTTAAAAATGCTTAGAATTCTTCATTTTGGATATCGATGATTACATGAACAACTTTAAGAACGCGGGTAACATATCGATGCACTATGTCCAAGAGTCTTATCCCATTTCTCATGTCTTTTAGATCTCATCTTCCTCCTACATTTAATCAAACCGTAAGGACCCTTATTTTCACAGCTTCAAAAATAATGCATATCTCCTTTTAATCAGAAACAGAAATGTTCCTCCATAAGTTTTAGTTATTTGTTTAATATTTTGATAAAGGTTTCCTACATAAAAACTACACAAAGCTATATGAATTACTTGATATGTGGGTATAAACTTCCAACTCAAAAATCAGCTGAGAATGCATAGGGTAGTCTACATCATCATTCATATATTAGATTACGCTATTTCTTACATTACCAATGAATACATGTGTACTGTTTGCATCTGATTGGGATTGATAGCCTTATTGTTTCACTTTCAATCAAAGTGGTACTAAAATCGTAAGTTGATAAACTGGATTTGAATATAAGAATAAAAATGAAGAATAACCTAATTAAAGTGATTCTACCACTTAGCATACTTGTGGCTGAATGGAGATGCGTGTACACTGTACAGCATTTACGGTCTCCTGTGTGTTTTTTTGTGCAACAAAGGATTACATTAATAAGTGGTACATGGGCTCCTGTGTGTATTTTATCATAATAAATGGAGATGCGTGTACAGCATGTACTTTTATGTATATATGGGCAAACACACAAATACTTTACTATTTTTTACGGTTTTCTTTATTAAAGAAGGGGTTATATATTAGTATTATTTTTAGTTGCCCAATAGTTGAGTGCCAATGCGAGCCATGCCGATAGAGATTGTTTGTTTTCATGAGAAATTAAAAGATTACAAAACTAATAAATTAGGGAAGATGCATGTTCGTACGATCTCGTATGTCAAAGTACAGCATGGCCGTAGTTGACAAACGAATGACACATATTATAGGTTTTTTAGTAAATATCATATGAATATTTATATATTTTTTTCATGGTAGTAAAGTATACGGAATGGAACATTCATATAGTTTTCATAATAACTAATCATGTAGATCATGTATTATTGCAAAAGAAGACGACATGGTCCAAAACAAATCATTAACAATACACACATATAGTGGACCTACGTTTATGACTTTGTGTGTATATATACAACGTACGAAACTAGTACCTCTATACATTTCATCTCGCACTAACCTCCTAAGAAAACGTCCATCTCTCTCCCTCTATATCTCTCTTCTCTCTCATAAATCATAACCATGATGAAGAAGAGCAAGCTGATCACAAAGGCATGGAAGCAAATGTCTAGCAGAGTAGCCAAACGTCGTGCTTCGACCGAGAACCTTCATATACCACATGACGTACCAAAGGGACACCTAGTGGTGTACGTAGGCAAAGAAGAGGAGAGTTACAAGAGGTTCGTGATCAAAATCACGTTGCTTCACGATCCCACCATCAGGGCTTTGCTTGATCAATCGAAAGACCAAGCTTACGATGACTTCACTTCAGGAGACTCTAAGCTCTGTATCCTTTGCGACGAAACTGTCTTCCTCGAGGTCCTCCGTTGCGTTTCTCCCCGCTAGTCTTGAGTCTTGATCTTGATGAGTCTCTAATTCGAGTAAAGATTTAGTTTTTCGGCTAATGTAACACGGGTCCTCTTGAGATCTATGTAGAGCTAATGAAGAGATTTGTAATACGAACCATTTTTAGCTGATATAAGCCCTTATTGATTGCGTTGCATCAACATATCATATACTTCATATTACGGAGCAAGATATAATTTTTCTCAACCGAATGATATTAAAGTATCAATGATTATGGTAAATAAAAACAAAAGCCAAAAAAAAAAAAAAACACTCGTTGAGAGATTGTTGAATCAAAGATACTTGTTTTTATTTGGAAGATATCACAAAACTGAGGATGGCTCAGTATATAATTTAGTTGAAGTCGGGCTTCTCAGGGTAAGTGCAGCCAGATCTTTGGATCACCACGTTAGACGCGTAGCATCCGGCCTTCACGCACTCCTCAATCGATTTCCCTTTCACCAACTGTGACATGAATCCTCCCACAAATGCATCACCTGCCAGAGATATGTCAACAGACAACGGTTAAGTTGCTTGAAATGACAAGGATGCGCTTATTATATGGTCATATCACTAAGCCTATAGTTGAATGTTGGAGGTTTGGCTATTAAATGAGTACCTGCACCGTTGGTGTCAACAAGCTTCTCCTTTGAGAGAGGGATCACAGGGTATTTCGTGACCTTTCCATCTTCAGCAACAACCACTGGGTCTGCGCCCTGTGTAATCACGGTGGTCCTCTTGTATGTTCCTGTGGCCTTGGGTAGCTGTGAGATCTTGATAGCTATTTGTTCCACATCTTCGGTCTATATATATATATAAACATGTAAACAGGTTAAGTTTTATTATTTCTGTAATAGAAAACAGAAGCAGCTTGTTGAAGTTTAGTCGTGTAAGAGAAATAGTACCTCCCAGCCATGAACCTTGGAGAAGGTTCTTGCCTCTGTCTCATTGCCAAAAACAAAGTCCATGTACCTGTCCGAGCAATGCAGGGTGCTTTTAAGTACATTTACGCAATCATAAAATCTTTAATATCATAACAAATGATTAGGTATTTCTTACGGCAAGAACTTCTCCTGCGCATCTTTGAAGAATTCACAGATGAATGGAGCAGAGAGGTTCATTGTGAACACCTGAAAGATTAGTGTCGAGGATGTTAATACAAGTAAACGAGTCTGGTGAAACAGGGTCTAATGGAATGTAGGATCAAATGTAGTGTACCTTGTTGTTAGCAGCAGCGTGCTCAGATACCAACTGAATGGATTCGGGAGACACCGTGAGGAAGAATCCAGCAATGTAGTAGAACTTGGCCTTCTCAACTACACAAAAACATATTTGAAGACAGATACATCAGTTCATGAAGAAATAGAAACAGATCTTTTTAACGCATGCAGAAATGGGAAATGGATCTTACCCAGTGCCCAGTTTTCAGGCTTCTTAAGGTGCTCAACCTTGTAGCAGTTAGCAGCTGAAAGATTGGCAATAAGCGACCTCTCTCCACCAACAACACAGACACCGCAGGTTCCAGTAGGTGCTGACTCATCCTCATAGTAGTGAACCTGATACACAGAGAATATTGTAATGTTAATACACCTTGGTTTCAACAACTATGCCCAAAGACAAAAAGAACATAGACTCAACATGAAACCAGAGGAGATAAGGACATAGGGTTTACATTGACACCAGCAGCTGTAGCATCCTTCTTCATAGCCTCGCCGTATTTGTCCTTTCCAATGGAACCCATGTAACTGGTAGCCCCAGGAATTTGAAGCATCCACTGCAGGTCAGCAAGTGAAAAAAACACCCTTGATTTTAGCAGTTGTTCACACATACCAAAAAGAAAGCACAAGAAGAAGGCAAAAGAATGTACCTGAGCCACTTTGATAGAGTTCTGAGTAGCACCTGAAAAGGAATGAATAAAGAAAATATCATCACCTCCTTGTCAAGTTTTAAGAGGATACTCAAAAAAAAAAGAAAAGATGAAATACCTCCGGCAATGTATTCAACATTGAACTTGCTACTCATCTCATCATACCTATAAAAAAAACAAAATTGCATTGTTGAGCTCATGTATAATAAACACCCATCAACTATGTGTTTAACAATGAATTTGAACACAGTGTGTCAAAGGGTAGCCGTAAAAGATAAAACAAAGAGAGATTAAATATCCTTTTTGTTTACTGAAACAGTCCACAGAGGCACAGACTTGTCAGTTTATATATAACATGATAAACATTATTGATTACAAAGCCTA
It encodes:
- the LOC106313024 gene encoding probable receptor-like protein kinase At5g47070, translated to MYSKDLKVEKPRGCFPLLGRMKKCFLFAPRGDNKRDEQRSPKPLSPLSDHRSGFTNNGSTNGSGTSMVSSSTGRTSLPVRENNLREFTIADLKSATKNFSRSVMIGEGGFGCVYWGTIKSSQDPSKKIEVAVKQLGKRGLQGHKEWVTEVNFLGVVEHPNLVKLLGHCAEDDERGIQRLLVYEYMPNQSVEFHLAPRSPTVLTWDLRLRIAQDAARGLTYLHEEMDFQIIFRDFKSSNILLDEDWKAKLSDFGLARLGPEPGSTHVSTGVVGTMGYAAPEYIQTGRLTSKSDVWGYGVFIYELITGRRPLDKNRPKGEQKLLEWVRPYLSDTKKFRLIIDPRLEGKYLIKPVQRLAVVANLCLARNPKARPKMSEVLEMVTKIVETSSPRSGGKKQLLPLRSLSRDEEEKNKKFVVDGGEGGWLEKLWNPKNVRAC
- the LOC106312908 gene encoding auxin-induced protein 15A, with amino-acid sequence MMKKSKLITKAWKQMSSRVAKRRASTENLHIPHDVPKGHLVVYVGKEEESYKRFVIKITLLHDPTIRALLDQSKDQAYDDFTSGDSKLCILCDETVFLEVLRCVSPR
- the LOC106312907 gene encoding adenosine kinase 2-like, yielding MSSSNYDGILLGMGNPLLDISAVVDEDFLTKYDVKLNNAILAEEKHLPMYDEMSSKFNVEYIAGGATQNSIKVAQWMLQIPGATSYMGSIGKDKYGEAMKKDATAAGVNVHYYEDESAPTGTCGVCVVGGERSLIANLSAANCYKVEHLKKPENWALVEKAKFYYIAGFFLTVSPESIQLVSEHAAANNKVFTMNLSAPFICEFFKDAQEKFLPYMDFVFGNETEARTFSKVHGWETEDVEQIAIKISQLPKATGTYKRTTVITQGADPVVVAEDGKVTKYPVIPLSKEKLVDTNGAGDAFVGGFMSQLVKGKSIEECVKAGCYASNVVIQRSGCTYPEKPDFN